In Quercus robur chromosome 10, dhQueRobu3.1, whole genome shotgun sequence, a genomic segment contains:
- the LOC126703751 gene encoding 26S proteasome non-ATPase regulatory subunit 4 homolog encodes MVWYPHLEEEEVSMLCPFCRRNCNCLEIGGEMDLAAGIQVAQLALKHRQNKKQQQYLLYLLEVLSNKRNQTLESIGRKLKKNSVPLDIVNFSEEDDAKTEKLDALLAAVNNNDTSHIVHVPPGPNALSDVLISTPIFTGDGEGGSGFAAAAAAAAAGGVTGFEFGVDPNLYQFLALALRVSMEEERARQEAAAKKAAEETSKQEKEEGQPSGTQDATMTEHASVGTSEADNKTTDLMVGAIFCS; translated from the exons ATGGTATG GTACCCCcacttagaagaagaagaagtttcgATGCTTTGCCCATTTTGCCGTAGAAACTGCAACT GTCTAGAAATAGGTGGCGAGATGGACCTGGCTGCTGGCATTCAGGTGGCGCAGTTGGCCCTTAAGCAtcgccaaaataaaaaacagcaaCAATATTTATTGTATTTGCTGGAAG TCCTATCAAACAAGAGAAACCAGACATTGGAGTCTATTGgaagaaagttaaaaaagaacAGTGTACCACTTGATATTGTAAATTTCAGTGAAGAAGATGATGCGAAGACAGAGAAGCTGGATGCACTTCTTGCTGCCGTTAACAACAATGACACTAGCCACATTGTACATGTTCCACCTGGCCCTAATGCTCTTTCTGATGTACTTATAAG TACACCCATCTTCACTGGGGATGGGGAAGGTGGAAGTGGTTTTGCAGCAGCAGCAGCTGCAGCTGCAGCTGGTGGAGTCACTGGTTTTGAGTTTGGTGTGGATCCCAACCTGTATCAATTTCTGGCTCTTGCTCTGAGAGTTTCAATGGAAGAAGAGAGGGCGAGGCAAGAAGCAGCTGCTAAAAAGGCTGCAGAGGAGACTtctaaacaagaaaaagaagagggaCAGCCATCTGGAACACAGGATGCAACAATGACTGAGCATGCAAGTGTTGGAACTTCTGAAGCTGACAATAAAACAACTGATTTAATGGTTGGTGCCATTTTCTGCTCATGA